The Chryseolinea soli genome contains a region encoding:
- the rsgA gene encoding ribosome small subunit-dependent GTPase A: MTSLDQYGWQAYRSSHPQPIEMNGLILGRIVSIKGFKYYAQTENGELETELSGKLLYSAENTELPKVGDWVSLMAYDTMGYIIDVLPRKNALARRNPGAPTQKQILATNIDAAVIVQGLDREFNIMRLERYLVQLTACGIASIVVLNKADLVTDPAAYVDAVEKLQRPCTVQVCSTYTGMGLDALRQNLLQPGRTYVMIGSSGVGKSSLLNALMTSVTQAIGSTSEANKKGRHTTTTRDLFRLPQDSLLIDTPGMREFGLTGDEDAASDDLFPVIQRLAAQCRFNDCQHVDELGCAVIAALQHGSLPSEVYDSYVKLKKEQRRFEIDAEEKKRLNKQFGKITREAKNYRKKYKY, encoded by the coding sequence ATGACATCATTGGATCAGTATGGCTGGCAAGCGTATCGCTCGTCGCATCCACAACCTATAGAAATGAATGGCCTCATCCTGGGCCGCATCGTCAGCATCAAAGGATTTAAATATTATGCCCAAACCGAAAACGGCGAACTGGAGACCGAGCTCTCCGGGAAACTGCTCTACAGCGCCGAGAACACCGAGCTTCCGAAAGTCGGTGACTGGGTTTCACTTATGGCCTACGACACCATGGGCTATATCATCGACGTGCTTCCGCGCAAGAACGCACTGGCTCGCCGAAACCCGGGTGCCCCCACCCAAAAGCAGATCCTGGCAACAAACATCGATGCCGCTGTGATCGTGCAGGGCCTCGACCGTGAATTCAACATCATGCGCCTGGAGCGTTACCTGGTGCAGTTGACGGCCTGCGGCATTGCCTCCATCGTGGTGCTGAACAAAGCCGACCTGGTGACCGACCCGGCTGCGTATGTTGATGCCGTCGAGAAATTGCAACGCCCTTGCACAGTGCAAGTGTGCAGTACCTATACCGGGATGGGCTTGGATGCGCTAAGACAAAACCTATTGCAACCTGGACGCACGTATGTGATGATCGGTTCCAGCGGCGTAGGGAAAAGCTCACTCCTCAACGCGCTGATGACTTCCGTTACACAAGCCATCGGGTCTACCAGCGAAGCCAACAAAAAAGGCAGGCACACCACGACGACGCGCGATCTTTTTCGTCTCCCACAAGACAGCTTGCTCATCGACACACCGGGCATGCGCGAGTTTGGTCTCACGGGGGATGAAGATGCCGCGTCCGACGACCTCTTCCCCGTCATCCAACGACTCGCGGCACAATGCCGTTTCAACGACTGCCAGCATGTGGATGAACTGGGATGCGCGGTGATAGCGGCCCTTCAGCACGGGAGTCTTCCTTCCGAAGTCTACGACAGCTATGTGAAGCTGAAAAAAGAGCAACGCCGTTTCGAGATCGACGCCGAAGAAAAAAAACGACTGAATAAACAATTCGGCAAGATCACGCGTGAGGCGAAGAATTATCGCAAAAAATACAAGTACTGA
- a CDS encoding head GIN domain-containing protein produces the protein MKKHAFLFALALLVLASWAQAQTRETRNVSTFTKIAFRVPGKLYLRQGSPQKVEIEGRKDVLEEIETEVDGSKLVIGKEGEWKFWRWKEGDEVNVYITVKDIEGISVAGSGDVIAETKIIAGDLDLNVSGSGNLKLEAEASGDIESDVSGSGDINLKGKCRSFNSDVSGSGKVILAITVSGTADFGVTGSGKIEATGTAGNVKTTISGSGKVLAANLETSKCEVRISGSGDVEINVKDELDTSISGSGSVGYKGNPSRVNSHSSGSGHVHKL, from the coding sequence ATGAAAAAACATGCATTCCTCTTCGCGCTTGCGCTCCTCGTGCTGGCCTCGTGGGCACAAGCCCAGACACGCGAAACCCGCAACGTGAGCACCTTCACCAAGATCGCTTTCCGCGTCCCGGGCAAGCTTTACCTGCGCCAGGGCAGTCCGCAAAAAGTAGAGATCGAAGGCAGGAAAGACGTGCTGGAAGAGATCGAAACCGAAGTGGACGGCAGCAAGCTCGTGATCGGCAAAGAAGGTGAATGGAAGTTTTGGCGCTGGAAGGAAGGCGACGAGGTGAATGTCTACATCACCGTAAAAGATATTGAAGGCATCAGCGTGGCCGGCTCCGGCGATGTGATCGCCGAAACCAAGATCATCGCAGGCGACCTCGACCTCAACGTGAGTGGCTCGGGCAACCTGAAACTGGAAGCCGAAGCCAGCGGCGATATTGAAAGCGACGTGAGCGGCAGCGGCGACATCAACCTGAAAGGCAAATGCCGGAGTTTCAACAGCGACGTGAGCGGCTCCGGAAAAGTGATCCTGGCCATCACGGTCAGCGGCACGGCCGACTTCGGTGTGACGGGCTCGGGCAAGATCGAAGCCACAGGCACCGCCGGCAATGTGAAAACAACGATCAGCGGCTCGGGAAAAGTGCTGGCCGCTAACCTGGAAACCAGCAAATGCGAAGTACGGATCTCCGGCTCGGGTGATGTAGAGATCAACGTGAAAGACGAATTGGACACCAGCATCTCCGGCAGCGGCAGTGTTGGTTACAAGGGAAATCCCAGTCGCGTGAACAGCCATTCCTCTGGCAGCGGACATGTACATAAACTGTGA
- a CDS encoding MarR family winged helix-turn-helix transcriptional regulator: MNDDQYSSYSFLLDRTAKRVKQYAQQRFTELGFNVTVDQWIVLKHLYEHDSMKQNELAEFLFKDNPTLTRIIDLLCDKGLTVRNVHPTDRRSFMVSLTKEGTKKVEQLSPKIKTIRLKAWEGLSERDFNQFKRILDTIYKNLG, encoded by the coding sequence ATGAACGACGACCAGTATAGCTCCTATTCTTTCTTGTTGGACCGCACGGCGAAGCGCGTAAAGCAATACGCCCAGCAGCGCTTCACCGAACTGGGGTTCAATGTCACCGTGGATCAATGGATCGTGTTGAAACATCTCTACGAACACGACAGCATGAAACAAAACGAGCTGGCCGAGTTCCTGTTCAAAGACAACCCCACACTCACCCGGATCATCGACCTGCTCTGCGACAAAGGTCTCACCGTGCGCAATGTGCATCCCACGGATCGCCGCAGTTTCATGGTGAGCCTGACCAAGGAAGGCACGAAGAAAGTAGAGCAACTGAGCCCGAAAATAAAAACCATCCGCCTCAAGGCCTGGGAGGGCCTCTCCGAGCGCGACTTCAACCAATTCAAAAGGATCCTGGACACGATCTATAAGAATTTAGGCTAA
- a CDS encoding IMPACT family protein has translation MPVYSYLTLQTPAQGSYKEKGSKFLAFAYPVTSAGEIKEKLEALRKEYFDARHHCYAWMLGPDQKHFRAADDGEPNHSAGDPILGQIRAKGLTDVLIVVVRYFGGIKLGVGGLITAYKAAADDALQHGTIIQKDVMETVILQYDYSATPEVMRLIKDLTVQMGEQEFADRCRMTIHFPLKQKEKFEEALALLQALGTAVSAV, from the coding sequence ATGCCCGTCTATTCGTACCTCACCCTCCAGACCCCCGCGCAGGGGAGCTATAAGGAAAAAGGAAGCAAATTCCTGGCCTTCGCCTACCCGGTGACGTCCGCCGGCGAGATCAAGGAGAAACTGGAAGCCCTGCGCAAAGAATATTTCGACGCCCGCCACCACTGCTACGCCTGGATGCTGGGCCCTGACCAAAAACATTTCCGCGCGGCCGACGATGGCGAACCCAACCACTCCGCCGGCGATCCCATTCTCGGACAGATCCGCGCCAAAGGATTGACTGACGTGCTCATCGTGGTGGTGCGCTATTTTGGTGGCATAAAGCTTGGCGTGGGCGGATTGATCACCGCCTACAAAGCCGCGGCAGACGATGCCCTACAACACGGCACGATCATTCAAAAAGACGTCATGGAAACCGTAATACTACAATATGACTATTCAGCAACTCCCGAAGTGATGCGGCTGATAAAAGATCTCACGGTTCAAATGGGAGAACAGGAATTTGCCGACCGATGCCGGATGACCATCCACTTTCCCTTAAAACAAAAAGAAAAATTCGAGGAAGCCCTGGCCCTGCTTCAGGCTTTGGGCACAGCGGTGAGCGCTGTTTGA
- a CDS encoding 2Fe-2S iron-sulfur cluster-binding protein, with translation MITFSVEDYTGQVQTLELPGDINLSLMEVLKASDYPIAATCGGMALCATCHLEVVSGGDRLPAAGDAELDMLDTLPNATAQSRLACQIRLSENLQGARFALKAPALV, from the coding sequence ATGATAACGTTCTCCGTTGAAGACTACACCGGCCAGGTGCAAACCCTGGAACTGCCGGGCGACATCAACCTAAGCCTGATGGAGGTATTGAAGGCTTCCGACTATCCCATCGCCGCCACCTGTGGGGGCATGGCCCTGTGCGCCACGTGTCATCTCGAAGTGGTGTCGGGAGGCGACCGGCTGCCAGCAGCCGGCGATGCTGAACTCGACATGCTGGATACATTGCCCAACGCCACCGCGCAAAGCCGGCTGGCGTGTCAGATCCGGTTGAGCGAAAATCTGCAAGGGGCCCGCTTTGCGCTGAAAGCGCCGGCCTTGGTTTAG
- a CDS encoding GAF domain-containing protein codes for MVKLVLLVIVPVLLLLLFVLFIAMFPASTSLVWTGALVATFAYALFAFLFLTAFTRRFEKVEEVSKLLAEGKLDEPFHQNGQDEFMAITQSIHLAGEGLKTKTAFANHIGDGNLQATYEPTSADDQLGLSLLKIKENLLAVKDEDRKRNWTTDGLARFVEVMRTDKSLSELCHDILRNLVVLLRANQGTIFIINTTDMGDTQLSMQACYAFDRRKYLSKTITPGEGLIGQVFLEKRTTYLKNVPDNFVRITSGLGDANPRFVLIAPLKMNEDVVGVVELASFKEFEKHEIAFVEKIGETIAHNIISFRTAEHTRKLLQDSQEQTEHMRAQEEELRQNQEELQATQEEISRKYHELFRQLTSLNHQSRFDQLKSITSTKKRNVEYYFDIIRNQIITFSENKMVIDAMKSFGHAFDALPPENPAQMKDSVRQYYTSEFMPRLQDNISHVEKVENYLPPAGIATVLQYVFISANPHPTGQKSLMITSRDNSDYGRVHALYHPVMLSFLEKFGYYDIFLVDPITGNIVYSVFKEVDFGTSLLTGRYQTTNFGRVVKAAIESTDKNFVKLVDFEPYAPSYHAPASFIACPIYDNDKKIGILVFQMPINKINQILTGDNHWREDGLGESGETYMVGPDHKLRSIARDLIENKRHYLATLKGNGYDEKALHQIDRMNTSILVEQLDMDSIDLALSGQTGTKIEKNSSGEELLNAYAPLSIPDVQWVILSSMKETEASQRINELRKQG; via the coding sequence TTGGTTAAACTCGTTCTCCTGGTCATCGTTCCTGTTCTGCTACTCCTTTTGTTCGTACTTTTTATCGCGATGTTTCCCGCCTCCACCTCCCTGGTTTGGACTGGGGCTTTAGTGGCGACCTTTGCTTATGCCTTGTTTGCTTTTTTGTTTCTCACGGCATTCACCCGGCGTTTTGAGAAAGTGGAGGAAGTGTCGAAGCTTTTAGCAGAAGGGAAATTGGATGAGCCGTTCCACCAAAATGGCCAGGACGAGTTCATGGCCATCACACAATCTATCCACCTGGCCGGCGAAGGGTTGAAGACCAAAACTGCGTTTGCCAACCACATCGGCGACGGAAATTTGCAAGCCACCTATGAGCCCACGAGCGCCGACGATCAGTTGGGTCTCTCCTTGCTGAAAATAAAAGAGAACCTCCTCGCTGTGAAAGACGAGGACCGGAAACGCAACTGGACCACCGACGGGTTGGCGCGCTTTGTGGAAGTGATGCGCACCGACAAGAGCCTGAGCGAACTCTGCCACGACATCCTCCGGAATCTGGTGGTGTTGTTGCGCGCCAACCAAGGCACCATTTTCATCATCAACACCACCGACATGGGCGACACCCAGCTGAGCATGCAGGCGTGCTATGCCTTCGATCGCCGGAAATATCTCAGCAAAACCATCACGCCGGGCGAAGGGCTTATCGGTCAGGTCTTCCTCGAAAAGCGGACCACGTACCTGAAGAATGTGCCCGACAATTTTGTGCGCATCACCTCCGGTCTCGGCGACGCCAACCCGCGCTTTGTTTTGATCGCTCCGCTGAAAATGAATGAAGACGTTGTCGGCGTTGTGGAGCTCGCTTCGTTCAAGGAATTTGAAAAACACGAGATCGCTTTCGTGGAGAAGATCGGCGAAACCATTGCGCACAACATCATCTCCTTTCGCACGGCCGAACACACGCGTAAACTTTTACAAGATTCGCAGGAACAGACCGAGCATATGCGCGCCCAGGAAGAGGAGTTGCGCCAAAACCAGGAGGAGCTGCAGGCCACCCAGGAGGAGATCAGCCGGAAATACCACGAGTTGTTCCGCCAACTGACCAGCCTAAACCATCAATCCCGCTTCGACCAACTCAAGTCCATCACCTCCACCAAGAAGCGCAACGTAGAGTACTATTTCGACATCATCCGGAACCAGATCATCACCTTCTCGGAAAACAAGATGGTGATCGATGCCATGAAAAGCTTTGGCCATGCATTCGATGCGTTGCCGCCTGAAAATCCGGCGCAGATGAAGGACAGCGTGAGACAATACTACACGAGTGAATTTATGCCGCGCCTGCAGGATAATATTTCACATGTGGAAAAGGTGGAGAACTATTTGCCGCCGGCCGGCATTGCTACCGTGCTGCAATACGTCTTCATCTCAGCCAACCCGCACCCTACGGGCCAAAAATCGTTGATGATCACGTCGCGCGACAACAGCGACTACGGCCGGGTGCATGCCCTCTATCACCCCGTGATGCTCAGCTTCCTGGAGAAGTTTGGCTACTACGACATTTTTCTCGTCGATCCCATCACAGGCAACATTGTGTACAGCGTTTTTAAAGAGGTGGACTTTGGCACCAGCCTGCTCACCGGGCGATACCAGACCACAAACTTCGGACGCGTGGTGAAGGCGGCCATCGAAAGCACGGATAAAAATTTTGTGAAGCTGGTGGACTTCGAGCCTTATGCACCTTCTTACCATGCCCCGGCATCTTTCATTGCTTGTCCGATCTATGACAACGACAAAAAAATAGGCATCCTCGTTTTTCAAATGCCCATCAACAAGATCAATCAAATCTTGACAGGCGACAATCACTGGCGCGAAGACGGCCTCGGCGAAAGCGGCGAGACCTACATGGTGGGTCCCGACCACAAGCTCCGTTCCATTGCCCGCGACCTCATCGAAAACAAACGGCACTACCTGGCCACGCTCAAGGGAAACGGCTACGACGAGAAAGCCCTTCATCAAATCGACCGGATGAACACCAGCATTTTGGTTGAGCAGCTTGACATGGACTCCATTGATCTTGCCCTGAGTGGGCAGACGGGTACAAAAATTGAAAAAAATTCTTCTGGTGAAGAGCTACTCAACGCCTATGCGCCGTTGTCGATCCCGGACGTGCAGTGGGTCATTCTTTCGTCCATGAAAGAAACGGAAGCATCGCAGCGCATCAATGAGCTTCGAAAGCAGGGATAA
- a CDS encoding ABC transporter permease yields the protein MLKNYFITSFRSLLKNKNYSLINIGGLTLGITCVFLILQYLRTELAYDRFHTGAENIYRVVWEGGDPQTRTPHPMAQAMVSDFPEVESAVSLTPLWGPGLTRRTFSFRNMEKDIQYEEREVLAVDSTFFKVFSFSLVKGDLNKVLKRTDGVLISESAAKKYFGNDDPMDKLLSVDDDRNTIAVIGVFKDVPVLSHFHADFLVPYVREKAGSDPDSEYYTWKDFGHYNYVRLKPGTDAKALEAKLLPWIKKYEDWPSETFRYLEENHYRFRLQPITDIHLRSNLRWELEPNGNIEYVYMMSAAAILILVIACINFVNLSTAQSSGRAKEIGIRKSLGAFRGQLMTQFTGESVLVALVATVLSLVIIELISPLFSFATHQQMHLTGYSIAALLTLGLVAGLLAGFYPSVFLSGVKPASVLKGKLLQSPRGARLRNGFTVFQFSASMILICVSAIIYKQLNAVEHRSLGFNKEAVIVIPIKNRAALRGHQDELHTELGKLKGVMEVSAASNIPGRSFNQQNVHAVADPNHDVDMSEFDVSYDLLKVLDIPLADGRDFLRENPADATGFLLNETAARSLNLDQPVGKEIVLDRDGDLQTGSILGIVKDFHYQSLHQAVQPLIFTVRNAYFNYVLVKLNTSDFDATLKDVTATWKKFDNRFGFEFSFLSDTLNEQYAEEQKISNVLLVFSVVAILIACLGLLGIAALTFQNRTKEVSVRKVLGASFADLVFILLKDFTKLVLFAVLLATPVAWWLMNEWLQNFTYRVEVNPFIFAGAGLALIGLAWGTLSALTLKMARVNPATTLKNE from the coding sequence ATGTTAAAAAATTACTTTATCACCTCTTTCCGGAGCCTGCTCAAGAATAAAAACTACAGCCTCATCAACATCGGGGGGCTGACTTTGGGCATCACCTGTGTCTTTTTGATCCTGCAGTATCTTCGCACGGAGCTGGCCTACGACAGGTTCCACACCGGCGCGGAAAATATTTACCGCGTGGTCTGGGAAGGCGGTGATCCACAGACGCGCACTCCCCACCCCATGGCGCAGGCCATGGTGAGCGACTTTCCGGAAGTGGAGAGCGCGGTCAGCCTAACCCCGCTCTGGGGTCCCGGCCTCACCCGGCGGACGTTCTCCTTCCGGAACATGGAAAAAGATATTCAGTACGAGGAAAGAGAAGTACTGGCCGTGGACAGCACGTTCTTCAAAGTATTTTCATTCTCGTTGGTCAAAGGCGATCTCAACAAAGTATTGAAACGAACCGACGGTGTCCTGATCTCCGAATCGGCTGCCAAAAAATATTTCGGCAACGACGATCCCATGGACAAATTGCTGTCGGTAGACGACGACCGAAACACCATCGCGGTGATCGGTGTCTTCAAAGATGTGCCGGTGCTATCGCATTTTCATGCCGACTTCCTGGTGCCGTATGTCCGCGAAAAAGCGGGCAGCGATCCGGACAGTGAATATTATACCTGGAAAGATTTCGGCCACTACAATTACGTCCGCCTGAAGCCTGGAACGGATGCCAAGGCGCTTGAAGCCAAGCTCCTGCCGTGGATAAAAAAATATGAGGACTGGCCGTCCGAAACTTTCCGGTATCTCGAAGAGAATCACTATCGCTTCCGGCTGCAACCCATCACCGACATTCACTTGCGATCAAACCTGCGTTGGGAACTCGAGCCAAACGGCAACATCGAGTATGTGTATATGATGAGCGCTGCGGCCATCCTGATCCTGGTCATTGCCTGTATCAACTTTGTAAACCTCAGCACCGCGCAATCGTCGGGACGGGCCAAGGAGATTGGCATACGCAAATCGCTGGGCGCTTTCCGCGGGCAGCTGATGACGCAATTCACCGGGGAATCCGTGTTGGTGGCACTGGTGGCTACCGTGCTTTCGCTGGTGATCATCGAATTGATATCGCCACTGTTCAGTTTTGCCACCCATCAGCAAATGCACCTTACCGGCTACTCCATCGCAGCGCTCCTAACGCTTGGGCTGGTAGCCGGACTGCTGGCGGGATTCTATCCTTCGGTTTTTCTTTCTGGCGTGAAGCCTGCTTCGGTTTTGAAAGGCAAATTGCTGCAAAGTCCCCGGGGGGCGAGATTGCGAAATGGATTCACCGTGTTTCAGTTTAGCGCTTCCATGATCCTGATCTGTGTGAGCGCCATCATCTATAAACAATTGAACGCCGTGGAGCACCGCTCGCTCGGTTTCAACAAAGAAGCCGTCATCGTGATCCCGATAAAAAATCGCGCTGCCCTTCGCGGCCACCAGGATGAGTTGCACACGGAGCTCGGCAAATTGAAGGGCGTCATGGAAGTGTCGGCAGCCTCCAACATTCCGGGCCGCTCGTTCAACCAGCAAAACGTGCACGCCGTTGCCGATCCGAACCACGATGTCGACATGTCGGAATTTGACGTGAGCTATGACCTGCTGAAAGTGCTCGACATTCCGCTCGCCGACGGCCGCGACTTCCTCCGCGAAAATCCGGCCGACGCCACCGGCTTCCTGCTCAACGAGACCGCCGCCAGAAGCCTCAACCTGGATCAGCCCGTCGGGAAGGAAATTGTGTTGGATCGCGACGGTGATCTGCAAACGGGAAGCATCCTCGGCATCGTAAAAGATTTTCATTATCAATCGCTCCACCAGGCCGTGCAGCCCCTCATTTTCACCGTGCGCAACGCCTACTTCAACTATGTGCTCGTAAAATTAAACACCTCCGATTTCGATGCGACACTAAAGGATGTCACGGCTACCTGGAAAAAGTTCGACAACCGTTTCGGGTTCGAGTTCTCGTTCTTGTCCGACACGCTCAACGAACAATATGCCGAAGAACAAAAGATCTCCAATGTGCTGCTCGTGTTTTCGGTGGTGGCCATTCTTATTGCCTGCTTAGGGTTGCTGGGCATTGCTGCCCTCACCTTCCAGAACCGCACGAAGGAAGTGAGCGTGCGCAAAGTGTTGGGCGCAAGCTTTGCCGACCTGGTGTTCATCCTGTTGAAGGACTTTACCAAGCTCGTATTGTTCGCCGTCTTGCTGGCCACGCCGGTGGCCTGGTGGCTGATGAACGAGTGGTTGCAGAATTTCACTTACCGGGTAGAGGTAAATCCGTTTATCTTCGCCGGCGCCGGGTTGGCCCTCATTGGCCTGGCGTGGGGCACGCTCAGCGCCCTGACGTTGAAAATGGCCCGTGTCAATCCTGCGACCACGCTGAAAAACGAGTAG
- a CDS encoding NAD(P)/FAD-dependent oxidoreductase produces the protein MIQTDICIIGAGPVGLFAVFEAGLLKMRCHLIDALPQIGGQLSEIYPKKPIYDIPGFPEVNAQTLVDNLREQIEPFKPTFTLGERVDGLTRTEDGSFIVTTVDGTQVKSKVVVIAAGLGSFEPRKPELQNLERFEGRGVTYMVKDPETFRQRRLVIAGGGDSALDWTIYLSSIAERVTLIHRNESFRGAPDSAEKVLKLAAEGKIDLLLSANLQSVNGNGVVKSVSVVDKQKVVKEIETDFLIPLFGLSPKLGPIADWGLNLDKSAIEVNTVDYSTNVEGIFAIGDINTYPGKLKLILCGFHEAALMAQRAFEFVYPSQKLSFKYTTVNGVNAF, from the coding sequence ATGATCCAGACAGACATTTGCATTATCGGGGCCGGGCCGGTGGGCCTGTTTGCCGTATTCGAAGCCGGGCTTTTGAAAATGCGTTGTCACCTGATCGATGCGTTGCCGCAGATTGGCGGGCAACTCTCGGAGATCTATCCCAAGAAGCCGATCTATGACATTCCCGGTTTTCCCGAAGTGAACGCTCAAACTCTGGTGGACAACCTCCGCGAGCAGATCGAGCCTTTCAAACCCACGTTCACGCTGGGCGAGCGCGTGGATGGCCTGACGCGAACGGAAGACGGCAGCTTCATCGTCACCACCGTCGACGGCACGCAAGTGAAGAGTAAAGTGGTGGTGATCGCTGCGGGATTGGGGAGCTTCGAACCGCGTAAGCCCGAGTTGCAAAACCTGGAGCGCTTTGAAGGTCGCGGTGTTACCTATATGGTGAAGGACCCTGAAACGTTTCGCCAGCGCAGGCTCGTGATCGCCGGCGGCGGCGACTCGGCCCTCGATTGGACCATTTATCTGTCCTCCATCGCCGAGCGCGTCACCCTGATCCATCGCAACGAATCGTTTCGCGGTGCGCCCGATTCTGCGGAGAAAGTATTGAAGCTTGCCGCCGAAGGTAAGATCGACCTTTTGCTCAGCGCCAACCTGCAATCTGTGAATGGCAACGGCGTTGTGAAGAGCGTGTCGGTGGTGGACAAGCAAAAAGTTGTAAAGGAAATTGAAACCGATTTTCTCATCCCACTCTTTGGCCTGAGCCCCAAGCTGGGACCCATTGCCGACTGGGGACTGAACCTCGACAAGAGCGCCATTGAAGTGAACACGGTGGATTACTCCACCAACGTGGAAGGCATCTTCGCGATTGGCGACATCAACACCTATCCCGGAAAATTGAAGCTCATTCTCTGCGGCTTTCATGAAGCGGCATTGATGGCACAACGTGCATTTGAGTTTGTGTATCCCAGTCAAAAGCTCAGCTTTAAGTACACGACCGTCAACGGTGTGAATGCTTTTTGA
- a CDS encoding polysaccharide deacetylase family protein, translated as MRTLVLLFLFSLSIGARAQQKTVAERLGYPKNTKLLIIHADDLGVSHSENEASIQALEKGAVNSGSIMVPCPWFPEIAAYAVAHPNADLGLHLTLTAEWDPYKWGPVSHQQTKSLNTQKGFLPASVEELGKMASLQDVEQELRAQVERAKQFGVDPTHLDTHMGSVLANLDFLKTYIKLGHEYKVPVLLNRDIVNMFGAANFNGLLTDKDVMLDKIVMAMPTDYAKGMKNFYTGALTSLQPGLNCILLHAAYDNAEMKAVTIGHPDFGAAWRQADFDFFSSADCKKLLKDNAIQLVTWKEIRDKLLR; from the coding sequence ATGCGAACCCTTGTACTCCTGTTTTTATTTTCGTTGTCGATCGGCGCACGAGCGCAACAGAAGACCGTTGCCGAACGGTTGGGCTATCCTAAAAACACCAAACTCCTCATCATCCACGCGGATGACCTCGGTGTCTCGCACAGTGAGAACGAAGCTTCTATTCAAGCGTTGGAAAAAGGCGCAGTGAATTCAGGGAGCATCATGGTGCCTTGTCCGTGGTTTCCGGAGATTGCGGCCTATGCAGTCGCCCATCCCAATGCAGACCTTGGCTTGCACCTCACGCTCACGGCCGAGTGGGATCCTTATAAATGGGGGCCGGTTTCGCATCAGCAAACCAAAAGCCTGAACACGCAAAAAGGTTTTCTGCCGGCCTCCGTTGAGGAGCTGGGAAAAATGGCGAGCCTCCAGGATGTGGAACAGGAGTTACGCGCCCAGGTAGAGCGGGCCAAACAATTTGGCGTGGACCCAACACACCTCGACACCCACATGGGCAGTGTGCTGGCCAATTTGGATTTCTTAAAGACCTATATCAAGTTGGGACACGAGTATAAGGTGCCCGTGCTCCTGAATCGCGATATTGTGAATATGTTTGGCGCGGCCAATTTCAATGGCCTGCTCACCGACAAGGATGTTATGCTGGATAAGATCGTGATGGCCATGCCCACCGATTATGCAAAGGGCATGAAAAATTTTTATACCGGAGCGCTCACTTCGCTTCAACCGGGTTTGAACTGTATCCTGTTACACGCGGCCTATGACAATGCCGAGATGAAGGCGGTCACCATCGGGCATCCGGACTTCGGAGCCGCCTGGCGGCAAGCTGACTTTGATTTTTTTAGCAGCGCTGATTGTAAGAAACTGTTAAAGGATAATGCCATTCAGTTGGTGACGTGGAAAGAGATTCGAGATAAACTCCTCCGATAA